One Triplophysa rosa linkage group LG9, Trosa_1v2, whole genome shotgun sequence genomic window carries:
- the LOC130558868 gene encoding zinc finger MYM-type protein 1-like translates to MKENSVLSLQEYPFQRRSDEEKKRIKELGPDRPNLQIQQQSSDRGRSYTRCFSGTSYGKRSWLAGCDVSHAFYCFPCLLFQSLGTETLWTTTGVCDLKHLSDKCKRHESSRSHLDNAMRLQFFGKLSIAEQLDEGYRIGIRRHNEEVTKNRHILSRIIDCVKFCGAFELALRGHNESESSDNPGIFRDLVDFVASLDGVLKEHLENASVFKGTSKTVQNELLDCMLSVMREHIIQEAQNSDFLSIQADETTDIATQCQLVLVLRYIDGKSNVQERFFAFIHLHSTTADSIATALKEHLTVILPEDQKSKLISQAYDGASVMRGATAGVQRKIQDVYPNAHYIHCYAHQLNLIMQKATSHIPKVRIFFSNLGGFASFFSRSPKRTDVLDKVVAHRLPTSSSVRWNFHSRAINTVFEHREGLIRCFETIRDSGDFDPVTTREAGGFAMLLEDQDFNFFLQLFHNIMPHVDILYAKLQKKDIDSVHIKGSIQQFQQDIQKIRNSLHSLVNQSSEGASQPKRRRLLSPDVHERIATEVCDTILQHTMERFCFTSHLVSATLLQADRFEQYTVAFPEDALSRTLKAYPVLNGSKLKTELSLIYCKEEFRTCCGAVDLLQLFKENNLEEVFSETVTLLKILITTPMTTAEAERCFSTLKRVKTFLRNSMTQERLNALAMLSMEKRMVTEIIDFNQKVIEKFASQKERRAKFIFK, encoded by the exons atgaaagaaaattcgGTTTTATCTTTACAAGAATACCCGTTCCAAAGGCGTTcggatgaagaaaaaaaacggatCAAGGAGCTTGGACCAGATCGACCCAACTTGCAAATTCAGCAGCAGTCAAGTGATCGCGGTCGATCTTACACTCGGTGCTTTTCCGGCACTTCTTATGGAAAACGGAGTTGGCTAGCTGGATGCGATGTAAGTCatgccttttattgttttccctgtttgctgtttcaaagtcttggcaccgaaacgttgtggacaacaacaggggtttgcgatttaaaacatctctctgataagtgcaagcgacatgaaagtagccgcagccatcttgacaacgctatgaggctccagttttttgggaagcttagcattgctgaacagctagatgaaggctacaggattggcattagaaggcacaatgaagaggtcacaaaaaatcgacacatcctgtctagaataaTAGACTGTGTAAAATTTTGTGGCGCATTTGAGCTGGCTTTGCGTGGCCACAATGAGAGCGAGAGCTCAGATAACCCCGGGATATTCCGTGACTTGGTCGACTTTGTTGCTTCTCTTGATGGAGTTTTGAAAGAGCACCTCGAGAATGCCTCTGTGTTTAAGGGAACTTCGAAAACCGTGCAGAACGAGCTGTTGGactgtatgttgtctgttatgagggaacacataatccaagaagcacaaaacagcgattttctatcaatccaggccgacgagaccaccgatattgccacacagtgccaacttgtgcttgtgctgcgctacattgatggcaaaagcaacgtacaggagaggttttttgcttttattcatctgcattcaactacagctgattccatcgctacagcactaaaagagcatcttactgtcatccttccagaggatcagaagagtaaactcatctcccaagcgtatgatggagccagcgtgatgagaggtgccactgcaggtgttcaaaggaagattcaagatgtgtacccaaatgcccattacatccactgctatgctcatcagctcaatctaataatgcaaaaggccacttctcacatacccaaagttagaatttttttttctaaccttggaggatttgccagctttttttcaagatcacccaagcgcacagatgttcttgataaagtagttgcccatagactaccaacatcaagcagtgttagatggaacttccacagccgtgccatcaatacagtgtttgagcacagagagggcctcattcgctgttttgaaactattcgagactcaggtgactttgaccctgttaccaccagagaggcaggaggctttgccatgctgctggaggatcaggattttaatttttttctgcaacttttccacaacatcatgccacacgtggacatcctctatgccaaactccagaagaaggacatagattcagtccacattaaggggagcatccagcagttccagcaggacatacagaagatcag AAATTCTCTCCATTCTCTGGTTAACCAAAGCAGTGAAGGAGCTTCTCAACCAAAGAGGCGGCGGTTGCTTAGTCCAGACGTCCATGAACGGATTGCAACAGAG gtctgtgacaccatactccaacacaccatggaacggttctgcttcacaagccacctcgttagtgccaccctgctgcaagcagacaggtttgaacagtacacagtggcgtttcctgaagatgcactgagtaggactttgaaggcctatccagtgctcaatgggagtaagctaaagacagagcttagtctcatctactgcaaggaagagttcagaacctgttgtggtgctgtggacctactgcagctgtttaaggagaacaatcttgaagaagtcttttcagagactgtcactctcctaaagatcctcatcaccacacccatgaccacagcagaggctgagaggtgtttctcaactttgaaaagagttaagacttttctgagaaatagcatgacccaggagagactaaatgcattggccatgctgtcaatggagaagagaatggtgactgagatcattgactttaaccagaaggtcattgagaaatttgcaagtcagaaagaaaggagagcaaaatttattttcaaatag